The window TGCTTGCCCTGCAGTTGCTTGGTCACGTGCCTCATTGTGATGAGTGCTGTTAGGATGCCACCGAGGAACAGGGCGGGGAAGGACACACACGCCCACCACAGCTGCCTCTCTCCAAATACCTCCACTGCTGTATCTCTGCGCCTGGCGTATTCCTGGAACAGAGCCTCCAGCTGGAACATGGTGCATAGGAACAGGAGCATGTGGAAGATCTGGTGACCCTGACCCACAATGTCACAGTGCCCCGGGAAGAAGCGCTCAGGGACGGGACAGGAGAAGAAGAGGGCGGACAGAAGGAAAGAGGCAATCTGGAGGGCGTGGAAGGGCAGAGACGGCTCCTGTGTCCAGGAGACGGTTAACAGGCGATGGACTACGGGGGAGATGACCAGCATGTATGCTAGGGTGGTGGGGATCAGCTGGCAGATTTTACGCTGCATTGGATATGGGCGCTGATACCTGGACTTGGCAAAACAGCAGCCTGCACAGGAGAGCCATCCAAGGAAGGCGGCTCCAGGTAGATACAGCGGCCCGATGTAGCTTTCTCTCCACACGGGCTCTGATGTGTAGAAGTAGTGGCCAAGGGCGCAACCATACTGATACACAGCTACACCCACATAGtccaggaagaagaagaagtagtgTGCTTGTTCAGAGTGGGACTGCAAGAGGTGAGCTGCCACACTGAAGAAAAGATAAGTGAGGGAAGACACCAGGAAGAGGCTTAGAGGTAGGGAGGCTAAGTCCAAGGTGTACCCCAGGGTGCCTACGTTGGCCCACCAGCGGAGCAGCAGCACAGGACCTGCCAACAAGTGAGTCCACACGTTCAGGGTTTCATTGTGTCTCTGGAAGAGGCTGAACAGGTAGCAGCGCCAGTGCTGTTGGACGGGACGGTAGCCCGACAGGATGTAGGGCTCTTGGAACAGAACAGGGACCTGAGAGGCGACAATGGTGGGGCTGGGGGAAGGAAAGGAGGATGGGATGAGGTCCAAGAAGTGGGGCAGCCGGCTGCAGTGCTTGATGCTCAGGGTCAAGGTGTTGAGTCGCTGCAGAATATCGCCTGACATGGCTGGGTGATgggtggaggagaggaagaggagatgaaTTACAGACAGAGAACTGCTGGACAAAGCACCCTGTGGgagacaaaactaaaaaagataCAAAGGAGAGTTTACTTCATGTAAGAGGGTGTCATGGGGAATTTAATGAATATTTGAAAACTGTTATTTATCAAGAAAGAAATCATAATGGCTCATAGCTAATAGGAAACAATATGCTATGACAAGCTCTATCTAgggcagtggttctcaacccgGGGGTCGGGAAGATACATTTTGGGggtccctcactcctccctcgctcctccctcgctcctccctcactcctccctcactccaTCCCTAACTCCTCCCgctctcctccctcactcctcactctcttctccctcactcctcactctctcctccctctctccctcctccctcaccctcctcctccccctccctgtccccctccctccccctccacctcctctcccgctctcctccctcactcctccctttctcctccctcactcctcactctcttctccctcactcctcactctctcctccctctctccctcctcactcctccctctctccttcctcactcctccctcactcctccctcttgtCTAACATCTTCTGaacacctccctctctcctctctctcttctccctcactcctccctcactccttcctctctctctccttcctcactcccccctctctcctctctcactcctccctctctccttccttacTCCTCCCTTACGCCTCCTTCTCGTCTAAGATCTTCACATCCAGGATCGCTGCGTCGTTACGGCAACCTTAATGACTCAtatcagatctccacaaaccaacgtgtgacgtcacacatgctctgtccattcatACACAGTCAATGGTTGGAATGAGTGTGAAAGTAGTGTAGGGAAACAACGCCAGAGGGCCTCAAGATTCCCTTTACAGTTACCAGCAGAAACTGAATGCTGTTGGTAGAGCAGCAACAGCAGTGTATTACAACAGTAAAATCACTATATAAACTCATACTGAGGGAAGTTAAAAAAGAATGAAGATTCAAGATGATGATTTTGGACCCTGGTTGAGAGGGTAGGAATAAACGACCGATATCGTTGTATGGTTTGAAGGACCTGTTGGCCCAGATCTGTAAAACATAACAGCAGTCCCTTTTATAGCtcattttcatctgcagtcTCTTGTGACCTTGCATTTACAAGCTTACACCCCCgctttaataaaacatatacacacaactcGAGAGCATTAGAAAAGGCAGACATTCTTTTCCATAACTCATAAACTGGGGAAGCAGGTATTAGGTCAAACCTGTAACCGTCCTTATGTAATACATacccagagacagagagaggaatgtGAACACTCCTGTCACCAAGGTAAACAAGCACCTAAAGGACACGAGACAAAAGCCACCTGTCTGAGGACAGACTCCTTCTGAAAACAGCTACTGTTTGCCTTGTCGTTGCCAGCGCCTGCATCTACTGTATTTCCATCTTAAAAGTTATAATGGGAGTTTTGAATTGAGTTGATCTTGGACCAACACGTTGaagcctttctttttttttttaggatttatGAAAACAGACCTTGTGCAGGGCAGTCCTGGAAAAGCAGAACATTTGAACCCATAAAGAAATAATGAAGAGAAATGAAAGGCTATTTACCTTTCATCTCCCTTGATTTTTGTGGCAAAGACActgtacacacagtatatgcTACAGTGGAGACAGCCCTATGCACAAAAACCACGTTGCACACACCTTATGTCAACACGAACAATTGACAAATCAATTTGCAACGTGTCCAAAGGAACACTGCAAGGCTTGTTCTGTGCTTATTCTGGGGGTAGGatctaagaagaagaagaatcctCTCACCTCTCACCTTGTATCAACACCTGTCGCCCCTCTGGAGCCTCTGCAAGATGAGAAACCAGCCTCACTATGTTACAGCAGGCTTTCCTTCTGAAGACCGTCCACACGCCTTTAGTGTCCCATGCTGCAGGGAGGACAGGGAACACACAGCTGACACGAGACAGAGTTAGGAGCCTGGGCGGGCGGGGTTAAAATGATCCGAAAAGTAGGTGTTGATCACTGCCTAAGATACATTCTTATAATAGACATGTATTGGTGCTTAAGTCTTGTGTTATCTTCCCGTAGACATGTAGTTTTTCTGCGTAACTTTTTccaaaattcaacatttttgaagctttctaacttttttttctaacttttcccaaaggttctttctcactttttcacaaggtctttgtccatttttttgggacatttttgttcttgttttgaagtttttgaaGCTGTCTCCGacatttgttttcactttttgatgttttttaacttttacaatgtctttgttAATTCTGTCTTGATTTTTTGGgacgttttgttgttttttcccctatatttctgtcccttttttcagtgtcctaaaatgtttgttttttctaaaatgctatgaaagtaaacaaaacacccaaattcaatgaaaatagtgaactgatcagttatttaacttatgaagagcgttgtatggaaacATCCacgtactttttgtttttacaggaaggaaacccaaatttcagatttagaaactttttgaaaatgggtcgaATATTGGGACTGCACTTGTACTTGTCAACAATGCAAAGATTTATGGGAAGTATTTATTCCTGTAAATATCATGGTAATATTGTGATAAGCCGGttattaataattcattttaataagTAATTTGCCAGAAGCAAATGGCCTGATGTTACAGTAAAGCCGTAGCCAATCACAGTGTTTCCAAAACGTTTTCACGTCAAGGGCCCCTACGCTGacacacaaacctttttttttttttattttaattttaaaacctgtttcaattttttcttttagatgttttattacagaaagtgtatgaaacccatgaccaaaatagtcatgatttctgtcattgtgttacttatggatgGAATTATAGTGGAATAATTATTCCACTTTGTGCTGGGGGCCCCCCTCAAGGACCCCACATTGGAAACTACTGacctaaaaaatgaaaacacgtcattttgaaagtgttagccatcctgttgtcctcggttcaaatttgacccgttttcaaagtttctattCCAGAAATATGGCTTTCTTTACAGCCagaattccccaaaataacatggatgcttCCCTATGGTAACTGATGATTATTACTTTAATGGTTTACCTGGGTGAAAACTTGTGATCATCCATAAACATATCTTTCTCTGACCTTAACGATTAGTAACATGATTTCTGTTCATTTGACTCAAAAATGAAGcaccattttaatttaaatgatgTTTATTCACCATCAATTCCATAATGacgtgtaaaactagtggtgatGAGTTATGAAGTTGGCTAAAAAGCTGTATCACAGAATAAGGTCATTTATTCATATGCTACTTTATGCTCCAAAAACTGGAGGACTCGTgtatggttgatgggaagacaacaggagggctgAACATGTCATGAGGAGTGTGATATAGCATTATTAGGAAATCTATCTAGTCCTTTGGCCAATGATCAAATCAGCGGAGAATAAATCAGATCAACTCAAATTTGCAGATGTCTATTGACGGCCTTCCTTTGAATAACTGCTAAGATTAGGAACACAACAGCAATCTGTTGcctgatttttaattttctgcatGATCACAGGAGCCTATCTTAAAAtctcaaagtaaaaaaatctaAGTAGGTTACTGTCTATGTGACAGATGCACAACTAACATTATCAGACAACTCAAGCTTGTACATTACATGTGAAGATTGCTCATATTTGTTGTTAGCTTTGCATAATAGTTTGACTGTTATACCTTGACAAACTGTGTCACTAGcgtttattaaatgtatttctgtatttaatCTGAGTTGGTTGGTTTATGTCACCATCTACTGGACAAATAGACTAACTGCTCGGTGAGCTTGTCCTCCTTTTTAACAGCCCGCCCCTTCCTGCTCCCTTTTCGCGCGAGTTCTCCGAGGGGGCGGGGTCATGTGGTTTCTCGGCGGATTCTATTGGACAGCTGTCCGTTTCCCCGCCGCCAATGCAAAACGTCTTTACCAAGTTGACCAATCGCTTCTTACGCTCTACTTGCACCCGGCACGCAGTGGCGCGAAAACCCTTCAGTGTGAAGTCTGACGGCAGCAGAGCAGACACCGTACGGAACTCTGTGCGCAATATTTCAAGATtttaaagtagaaaaaaagaagcgCTTATAATGGCAACCGACGTCGTAGATGACCTGGAGATGAGAGAGGCTCAGAGGGACTACCTGGACTTCCTGGACGACGACGTAAGTCAGACCTTTATCCGGTTTTTGTGAGATGAAGTGAGAAACCATGCGGCCACAACAaagagctagctaacgttaaggtCCGTTTGATTAGTGGAGCTGCTGACAGCTCACTGCCATCAGTTATGCAAGTACTATACATACTACTACATTACTGCGAATGCAACATAGAGTCTGTTTTAAGACTAGCCAACGGTGGTAATGTGTGTTGACGTTAGTGAAACCCTTCAAACCGTAAAACAGCAACCCTTCTCTCCGTTTCCTGCAGCAAGACCAGGGGGTCTACCAGAGCAAAGTCCGGGACATGATCAGTGAGAACAAAGCCCGGCTCACCGTCAACATCAACGACCTGAGGAGGCGCAACGAGGCCCGGGCTGCAAAGTAAGGGAGGAAGGataggagggagggaggaagggaggaaggataagagggagggaggaaggaagggagcTAGGgagttgtgtgtgcaatgtgcatgtCATTTCCATGGCTTAAAAGTTGTAAAAGACGATGCAGAAATGTCGGGAAAGCGGCAAAAACCATTTAAAAGTAATAAACTAAaggccagttttgattattgggggtgggggggggggNNNNNNNNNNNNNNNNNNNNNNNNNNNNNNNNNNNNNNNNNNNNNNNNNNNNNNNNNNNNNNNNNNNNNNNNNNNNNNNNNNNNNNNNNNNNNNNNNNNNNNNNNNNNNNNNNNNNNNNNNNNNNNNNNNNNNNNNNNNNNNNNNNNNNNNNNNNNNNNNNNNNNNNNNNNNNNNNNNNNNNNNNNNNNNNNNNNNNNNNNNNNNNNNNNNNNNNNNNNNNNNNNNNNNNNNNNNNNNNNNAAAAAAATCTACATCTATGAGCTGAACTAGGATCAGTTGGCCACataattaaatgtgtttaaatggtagctcactggggggggggtgcgtaCCACCAGGCTCAGCACTACTAGGCCTGTTGAAATGAATCATTAAATCAATGGACATGGACGATTGGGCATCGATGCAGTGACAGGCCATAATCGATTATTGCCTGCTGATGATATTCCGGTCGCTGCtatttttcaaatcattttatatttattcttcTGCAGTGTTTCGCAACATTAGGAGTCTTCTTTAACAGCAGATGCAATAAGAAGTTTATATACCTTATGTCTGGCTGCTTGAATTCGTTGAGGAAAACCATGCGAAGAGGAGGTGATGCATCGTGAGAATGATTAATGGAGCACAAtgcaaagggtgctggaataaatattatttatgtattacaatatgaacagctctgaaatagagagTGAtggatagataaataaataatagtacCTAGTACTAACCTTTGCTGCAAAACAGTctaaaaatatattcaaatgttgGCTAAGTGAGTTTAACCTTCGCTTAGTTGAGGGGCGGGGGTGAAATAAGAGATTATGTGCAAAACTTAGACTCTGGTAGTTTTTGTGATTTGTTGGAGCCAAAACTACGATTAGAAGTAGAAAATGGTAATTGCACAGCCAGACCATTAGTGATCAGATTAAAtgaatgttgacattttacCTCGAGCCTTTCAAAAGCTTACCGTTGTTTCACCCCCCCTGCTGAGGGGGTAACTCTACCAGCCACCCACCATTTGGCTGGTAGGTCGTTCTCCTGCTGAACCCCCCTCTGCTTGCCTCTGGCAGACTGATGAGCAATGCGTTCGAGGAGCTGCTGGCGTTCCAGCGGGCCCTGAAGGACCTGGTGGCCTCAGTGGACGCCACCTACGCCAAGCAGTACGAGGAGTTCTTCATCGCCCTGGAGGGCAGCTTCGGCACCAAGCACGTCACCCCCCGCACCCTGACCTCCCGCCTGCTGGGCAGCATGGTGTGTGTGGAGGGCATCATCACCAAGTGTGAGTCTGTGTTTACCTGCCCCGTCCTGGGGCTCTACTTTGACTGCTTTTACAGTTGAACTAATCTTTGTTTTCCCTTTCCAGGTAATAACATGTATATAAttacattcattattttttctgGCTCTGAATGGTCCTTGTGGTGGGACACATTTTCAGTGGGGGGCTGGGGCATCCAACTTCCATTCCCTGtattctgatacatttttaggCACCAATTTATGGTGAAAACTTTATGCCAAGGTAAACACAAAATCCTGGTGGCAAGTCAGAATTCTAAatctaaaaatgtaatgtaatataatgcaGTACGTTTTTTTTGTAGTGTAAGGAACCACCGCTACGGCTCGGCATGCATGTGACCCCGGATTGATTGAAAAGTCTCACATCATAGTCTTTATCTTAGTTAAGTTACAGGTTTACAGCGGGAGGCTGCAAATGGGACATTGTGGCGCTAAAAACCTCTTGGGGGGGGCATTAAACTTTATCTATGGAGGTAAACCCCCTGATTACACACTTTCATTCTTCTCCAGGTTCTCTTGTGCGTCCTAAAGTAGTGCGCAGCGTCCACTACTGCCCGGCCACCAAGAAAACAATGGAGAGGAAGTACACCGACATGACGTCGCTGGATGCCTTCCCCTCCAGCGCCATCTACCCCACCAAGGTAACCCCGCTCGCAGCAGCCCCCAGCGTTCATTTAGCCATTTCAGCTTCTTAGAGGAGCTCAAAGCGATGTTGGGGGACGTTACTACCTCTTgatgttcaaagtattttcaaacaaaacgagactagcatGGTAAATGACACACAGGCtatacagttgttgtttttttaacctgctAGTTCTAACTTTGCATTACCAAGTTGCGTTTTCAAAGGCTAGCCATGGTATCATTCAACCTGGACTCTATTGTCCCATGTTCTGTTCATGTGGCTCATGGAAAAACTTTGTTGTATACATACACTTATTCATACATACAaagcatggggaactttccataagatcatctctcaatgcaaatcaaaccagctattaggctaactgataTAAAACCATTGGTGCTTTCAGAAAACAGAGTTTTGATGAAtactcatcagtaatgtggatacagTGACTAAATGGGTAAAGGCAACCAATAAAACAGCTAGAAGAGTCTGGGAAGTTTAGAGAATGACATTAAAATCAGCTCCATTACTACTGTGATGGGAATGTTGCTTGTTCCCGAGAAGTGTGGATCTGTTTTGTGGCTGAGGATAAACGGGCTGCATGCTGAAGGAAGGGCAGTCATTTTCTGCAGAATATACTCAGGGTCTTTCTAATGACTAAAGATCTCGTCATTGCACCATCCGGTCTCCATTAGGATTCCTTAATTCGATAAACCGGCCTAAGAAAATCCACAACATATCCCTTTACTCCTACTGTTTGTGCCTGTCTCTCCAGGACGAGGAGAACAACCCCCTGGAGACGGAGTTCGGTCTCTCCGTCTACAAGGACCACCAGACCATCACGGTGCAGGAGATGCCGGAGAAGGCGCCCGCCGGCCAGCTGCCCCGCTCGGTGGACATCATCCTGGACAACGACCTGGTGGACGTGGTCAAACCGGGGGACCGGGTGCAGGTCATCGGCACGTACCGCTGCCTGCCCGGCAAGAAGGGAGGCTTCACCTCCGGCACATTCAGGTCCGACGGGATGAACTCTCAAACCTTTTGTCTTACTCCGAGAATGTACTACCTTAGAAATATTTTACCTTCTGGTCAGCACACATCAGGCTCTGATTTACTAAACAACTGGAAAACAGCTGAATTATTTTACCAGTTTATTTGTCAGCGAGAATACATATCTGAAGTAGGATCGATTGGACTTTGCGTCCTTGTCCCTGGTTAGGCTTTTAgaaatcactttaaaaaaagttaacaaTTGAAGCAGACAAACAGGCAGTAAAACTAACCTGGCCCAGCAGCTACATACTGCACAAGCataaagacagacagcagactgAGGCAGCAACCTCATTTTTAATAacaatttttactgtttataaATTGGGTAAATTaaaatttacactctgtttttgttagaaTCACTACACAAAAGCTTGAAattcacacacgcacgcacgcacgcacgcacgctcaggacctattacgcacaaatggagagatgtcagtgggggggctgccagtgctggatcagcgccctgagcagttggtgggagggttcggtgccttgctcaacagcaccttggcagtgcccaggaggtgacgTGGctcctctccagctaccagtccaccaacatactttggtccgtacagggacttgaacctgcaacCCTCCGATTCCAACCCGACTCCCTTCGGACTGAACTACTGCCCCCcccaacaacagaaaaaggctTATGTAGCTAAGGATAAGAAGTAAAgatatttattaaaatgacGACTCAGGATGTCCAGATCAGCTTTTTTGGTCCCCgatccatttttaaaatattggaTATCTGCCAATTCTGAGTCCTGGTCCCATACTTTTATTTGCATAGATAATAGAGCAGTTACAAAAATAgttacaaaaataactaaacaaaGTAACTAAAAGCTGTCTTCAGCTTAATACATTTAACGAAGTTGTAGAACTCTCATATCACAATGGTTTCCAATTCACTGACGTGCATGATCGGAGTAAGGTGGTCACTGCAGATCCCTGATCACTTAAAAATGCCCATTACATCTTCAAGCTGATCAGGACATCCCTAACtcaaatgtacattttaaatgtggaaGGGAGGCTAGTGGAGGAGGCAATGTAAGCGCCGAGAGAAGCACCAATAGTGTACTGAAGCGGCTGACTTCACCTTCCTTCTTTATTAATAAATGTCCACCCTTCTTCTTCGCAGGACCATCATGATAGCTTGCCACGTCAAGCAGATGAGTAAGGAAGTGTCCCCCAACTTCTCAGCGGACGATATAGCCAAAATCAGGAACTTCAGCCAGACTCGCTCCATGGTAAGGGCTCTGTGTTTGTGCCCGGTCGCTCTCAGCTGCTCAGGCGGCTGGAAATGATCTCACTTTCaatcaaaagagaaaatgaattgtccctttttactgttttcacCCAGGATGTGTTTGATCAGCTGTCCCGCTCCCTGGCTCCCAGCATCCACGGCCATGAGTACATAAAGAAGGCCATCCTGTGCATGTTGCTGGGCGGCGCCGAGAAGGTTCTGGATAACGGCTCGCGCATCAGAGGAGACATCAACATCCTGCTCATCGGTACGGCCTTCTTTTACTGCTAATTTAACTGAGCTTTATTCCATCCGGTACTAACGGGCTGTCTGTCGTAGTTTctaaatacacttcattcaaagtcaacaaacaaaatgaagcTATGAAAAGACGTTTTGgggtttctttcctttcttctaaccatcacaactctagttttgttTGGAAAAACACAGTTTACTGATTCATATGTGAGAATATGTTGGCTCTACACttatagtagtttttttttttaaatggagtctggtgagtttaGCGCTAGcaacctcagagctgtttctggtttaacagaaaggtctcaaagaggttttaaaaaggaCTCTGACGGGATCCTTTCCATTATGTCGTCACACACTTTGattattaatctgagcctgtcagtagcaaaacaagcactttagtgaaggtaaatacaaactGGACAATTGTCCTTTTAACTTACATTGGAGCTTGTTTTGCCGCCACTGACTGTAGAGATCTCGCTtaactggaccaatgtcaaagattgttgttcccatcagtcattttgacacaaacacatagggAAAAAGGTTCTAGGTTTCAAAAATGGCAGTTACCCTGTaacttttttccaaaacaaatgattaatcgattattTAAAAtagcttaattaaaaaaataaattcatcaGTCTTTGCAGCTCTGATAGAGGTTAACGCCAGCCAATTTGTTTCCCAGGTGATCCATCGGTGGCAAAGTCCCAGCTGCTGCGCTACGTGCTCCACACAGCGCCGCGGGCCATCGCCACCACCGGCCGAGGCTCCTCCGGCGTGGGTCTGACCGCTGCAGTCACCACCGACCAGGAGACCGGTACGGCATGCATGGAAACAtccgcacacacaaacatttctgCTGTTTATCACCGCTCACGTGGCAATTTGTTTTCTTCCCCCCCAAAGGCGAGCGGCGTCTGGAGGCGGGGGCCATGGTGCTGGCCGACCGCGGCGTGGTGTGCATCGACGAGTTCGACAAAATGTCCGACATGGACCGCACGGCCATCCACGAGGTGATGGAGCAGGGCCGCGTCACCATCGCCAAGGCTGGCATCCACGCCCGGCTCAACGCCCGCTGCTCTGTGCTGGCGGCTGCCAACCCCGTCTACGGCAGGGTGAGGACCGGGTCTAGTTAATCTCATTTAGGACCTGGTCTAGTTAATGGGTTTTACTTGAAGATTTGATAATAATCAACGGCCGTTCTACACTACCATCACTCGCTTCGCCGTAGTCAAACCAGCCGCCGTTAAAGTTGGAGACACACTGCAGAGCGAGGTCTCAGTGAGCAGATGTAATGTCTCTCatgattaaaggtcccatattctgctcattttcaggctcataattgtattttgaggttgtaccagaataggttgtcatggtttcattttcaaaaaacaccatatttttgttgtactgcacattgctgcagatcctgttttcaccctgtgtgtttgggtctctgttttagctccagagtgagacatctcactagttttagctccagagtgagacatctcacttctgtcctatctttgttgggagctgcacatgctcagtagctcggtgagatcccatcagctagataactctttctccagctttggtcagtccaaggcaggatcagctgagagacttcttctagaccagggccacttgtggaatacctgcacaacagggacaggaagtagaacagggacaggaagtagttcttttggagattatggtcaactagttgctattggagcagtgttttgccattgagaatgagctagcatgctacggttagccacatcgtctctagtgacgtagaaagccgtgcagcaCAACAGGGCTGTTTGATTGACGCTCCCCCCCCGCCCTAAAACCGGCAggttgtttttctcttgttaaccctgctgtctgtctttttgcAGTACGACCAGTATAAAACCCCCATGGAGAACATCGGCCTCCAGGACTCCTTGCTGTCCCGCTTCGACCTCCTGTTCATCGTGCTGGATCAGATGGACGCCGAGCACGACCGCGAGATCGCCGATCACGTGCTGCGGATGCACCGCTACCGAGACCCCCGCGAGCAGGAGGGAGCAGGTACTGGTTCTCTGAGACCTCAGAATTTGTTTTAGCTGCAAATGATAAGTTCTCAATCACAAAATGAAACCACCAACTACTTTGATAATCaagtaattttttattttttgtattttttttattaaaagaggTCAATCTTCTGTGACTTCAGCTCCTTAAATGTGAATAGTTTCTAGTTTCCTCGCTCTGCTGTGACAGCAAACTCAATAGCTTTCATAATGATTCTTTCCTAATACATTACACATACAATCAGATTTGTATTGTGATTCTAGAAGTATTGAGATTCAATAGTATTGAATATTGCGATATTTATTCTTCTCCTTCCATTTTAGCAAAACAAAAGCTGACTAATACACTTccagagacaatatatcatgggacgttaataaaaactaaatgtgttttttttttttttttctctaagaACAATGTCAAATAtgagtcagtctgacatttatttaatttgtaaagaagtacataacatgGATATTCTGCCTCCGGTCAGAAAACGATATAATGCAAGCTATACCgtttaaacagaaaatatttaggtataaaatattgtgtttttccggaaattgatttatttgacagagacacacaggcacATTAAAACCAGATGAAGCCCTATAGTAAAAGTAGAAGATCTAAAGCAGTGTATTTCCTGGTTTGTTCCTAGCCATGCCTATGGGCGGCACCGTAGACGTCCTGGCCACAGAAGACCCCGACGTGATAGCCGAGGAGCGCGAGGAGATGCACATCTAcgagaaacacaacaacatgcTGCACGGAAGCCGGAGGAAGAAGTACGCACGCAGCGTCTGCCTCGGCAGGGACTAGAAACACATGGGGGGGAACGGACGGGTAAAAACTGTGTTCCCCTCTTTCTTTCAGGGATAAGATCGTGAGTAAGGAGTTCATGAGGAAGTACATCCACATCGCCAAGGCTGTGACACCCGTGCTGACCGAGGAGGCAGCCAATCACATCGCAGAAGAGT of the Etheostoma spectabile isolate EspeVRDwgs_2016 chromosome 18, UIUC_Espe_1.0, whole genome shotgun sequence genome contains:
- the paqr8 gene encoding membrane progestin receptor beta — its product is MSGDILQRLNTLTLSIKHCSRLPHFLDLIPSSFPSPSPTIVASQVPVLFQEPYILSGYRPVQQHWRCYLFSLFQRHNETLNVWTHLLAGPVLLLRWWANVGTLGYTLDLASLPLSLFLVSSLTYLFFSVAAHLLQSHSEQAHYFFFFLDYVGVAVYQYGCALGHYFYTSEPVWRESYIGPLYLPGAAFLGWLSCAGCCFAKSRYQRPYPMQRKICQLIPTTLAYMLVISPVVHRLLTVSWTQEPSLPFHALQIASFLLSALFFSCPVPERFFPGHCDIVGQGHQIFHMLLFLCTMFQLEALFQEYARRRDTAVEVFGERQLWWACVSFPALFLGGILTALITMRHVTKQLQGKQEKDE
- the mcm3 gene encoding LOW QUALITY PROTEIN: DNA replication licensing factor MCM3 (The sequence of the model RefSeq protein was modified relative to this genomic sequence to represent the inferred CDS: inserted 1 base in 1 codon): MATDVVDDLEMREAQRDYLDFLDDDQDQGVYQSKVRDMISENKARLTVNINDLRRRNEARAAKLMSNAFEELLAFQRALKDLVASVDATYAKQYEEFFIALEGSFGTKHVTPRTLTSRLLGSMVCVEGIITKCSLVRPKVVRSVHYCPATKKTMERKYTDMTSLDAFPSSAIYPTKDEENNPLETEFGLSVYKDHQTITVQEMPEKAPAGQLPRSVDIILDNDLVDVVKPGDRVQVIGTYRCLPGKKGGFTSGTFRTIMIACHVKQMSKEVSPNFSADDIAKIRNFSQTRSMDVFDQLSRSLAPSIHGHEYIKKAILCMLLGGAEKVLDNGSRIRGDINILLIGDPSVAKSQLLRYVLHTAPRAIATTGRGSSGVGLTAAVTTDQETGERRLEAGAMVLADRGVVCIDEFDKMSDMDRTAIHEVMEQGRVTIAKAGIHARLNARCSVLAAANPVYGRYDQYKTPMENIGLQDSLLSRFDLLFIVLDQMDAEHDREIADHVLRMHRYRDPREQEGAAMPMGGTVDVLATEDPDVIAEEREEMHIYEKHNNMLHGSRRKKDKIVSKEFMRKYIHIAKAVTPVLTEEAANHIAEEYSRXRSQEQMGVDIARTSPVTARTLETLIRLSTAHAKARMSKAVELEDSEVAVELVQFAYFKKVLEKEKKRSRQQRDSASEEEEEESSTQRSQKTSKKRGRLGSQGSDPYSPYDFSEEQNVPEIQAGTPKPAKPQRDDEEPMEATSQAKDSELSAERLKEFKSSLFAVFQSAHAQSVKMKTLMDDINKEREKRFAEPEVRAALARMQDDNQVMVADDIIFLI